CGATGTCTCCCGTTCGGCCTTGCCATAGCCTGTCATGCTTTTAATCATGAGTTTCTCCTCGCCAGCTTGCTCTCCCACCGCCAGGCATCAGCAACAATAGTCTCCAGGTCCGCGTGTTTCGGCGACCAGCCAAGCACTGCCCTGATATTGTCCGCCTTTGCCACAAGCTCTGCAGGGTCGCCGGGGCGGCGTTCTGACTCGACAACAGTGAAGTCCACGCCACTCACCTTCTTGACCATCGCTACTACTTCTCGCACAGACGATCCACAGCCATAGCCCACATTAATACGAGTCGACTCGCCTCCTTTTTCCAGGTAGTCAAGTGCATAAAGATGGGCTGAGGCAAGATCCTCGATATGGATGTAATCCCTGATACCGGTCCCGTCGTGAGTCTGGTAATCAGTGCCATAGATGCAGACTTTGTCTCTCATCCCCAGGGCTGCCTGGCAGCTGACCTTGATCAGATGGGTTGCCTCAGGGGTCCGCTGCCCCATTCTTGCCTGCGGGTCAGCCCCGGCAACATTAAAATAGCGCAGAGCCACATACTTCATAGGATGCGCAGCAGCGGTATCACGGAGCATCCATTCACTCATAAGTTTTGAGGTACCATATGGATTAATTGGTTCCGTCGGGCTCTCTTCAGAGGCAATACCATTGGCCGGCATCCCGTAAACCGCGGCAGTACTTGAGAAAACAAACCGTTCAACCTTGTGCTTTACGCAGGCCTGAAGCAGATTCAGGGTATTTCTGGTGTTGTTTGCGTAATATTTCAAGGGATCGGTCACCGACTCCGGCGCAACAATTGCTGCAGCAAAATGGAGCACGGTACGGAAACCGAATTCGGCCAACAGCGCGTCGAGTGATGCCGTGTCCGCAAGATCTCCCTGCACCAACGTCTCTCCATTAATAAGTGCGTCAGCAAAACCGGTCGAGAGATTGTCATACACCACAACCTTGTAGCCAGCCTCTGCAAGCTGACGTACCACATGGCTGCCAATATAGCCGCAACCGCCTGTTACCAGAACATTTTTCATATCAGTTCCTTCCGTAACCACTTGAAGGGAGGTCGGTTGTCAAAAGCGTACACCAACTAACTCAAGCAGTCTCTTCTTTTAATGAATTCAAATATAGACGTGCCGAATCGCAACTATAACTCAGCCTGAAATTGCTGCCAGCCACAAGATAACTAGCTGTCATTATGGTTTATACTGAAACTCTTTCACCGTTACTGTTTGATCGAAAAGGGGGGTCAAGACAATACGCGGTTTTAAATAAAAAGTTTAGAATCGTCTTGACAGTTTTCGCGACGCGAAGACTATAGGCCATATCAACAAGCAGTTGTCGCATCCAGACAAGCCTTACAAGATATTTAGGATAGAATTCATTACAAATCTTGAATCTATCGGCATAAAACCGATCGTCAAATAAACGCGCACTGGAACCATTAAGGTCATCGAAATCCGCAACGAGTATTGGCAAATATGAAAACCTAAATTTCCCCTCAGCAAAGCTTTGAATCACTAAATAAGCATCAGCAGCGAGTTCATAATATTCATTGTATTTATATTCATTAAAGAAATTTTTAGAGAAAAACATTGCATGATGAGCAAACTTATTATTGAGAATGCTGTATTTCGAGATTTTTCCGTGTCCTCTCCACTTAAGTCTGTACTGATAATAAAGATCTCCATAATATACTGTTGATGTGCACTTCAGGTTTTTAGCAATTAAATGTAGCGAATTGTAAAGCCTGTCGTCTGAGCCCTGAATATTAATCCAGTCTCCTGTCGAAAGAGTTATTCCCTTGTTTAGAGCTGCATATATGCCACTGTCGGGCTCACTAACCCAATAATCTATCTGATTATTATATTGCTCCAATATCTCTACGGTACCGTCTGTCGAACCGCCATCAACAACGATAAATTCTACATTGTCGTATGACTGATTAAGAACACTTTCAATCAGCCTCTTCACACACCAAGACCTGTTTAATACCGCCATTACAATGCTAATCAGTGGTTTATCTGGAACTCCTCCAATCTTTGAAAATCCTTTTATTCTCAATCCACCTTCTAAAAGAGGTCTGGTCTTCAAACAATTTGTAGATGTAGGAAAAGTTCGAACAATTCTTCTAGTTGTCGAATAGCGCTTGTCCAAGCAAATAACTTCACGGTTCATTTCAATACCTATAACTAAGTCCCAAATTGACAATCTGGTTTGTCTGCTTTGCTCCCGGTAATAAATTATAATTATTTACATGTTCCCAACCGTACATTATCTCTGCGTTCCAAAAACCGTAAACCGGCAGACGCCACCGTCCTCGAAGGGCATTGACCTGCTCCTCATTCTGCCCAGTAGTCTTTCCAGTAACTCCACGCTGGGTATAAGAATACTCAAATGCCAGATTATTACGCGCTGAAAACCAGTGGCTATAACTGAAGAAAAAATCCTGTGCACCGCCTCCTTGGAAATGTCCGGGCGTAATGTTATGGTATGTATAACCACGAGGGAACTTGGCATCTGTATACAGCATAGGGTTGCCCCAAAAATATTCGAAGCGAAGATCATCATGGCAGTACGTTGATAAGCAAGGAGCATATATCCCAGCAACATAGCTCTCCACGAACGGCCAAAACAAGGCTGAGTCTTCGCCAACATATTCCCCATAGACCTCGGTGTTGTAAAACCACGGAATGCGGAAGCGAAGATCAATTCCAGCTATAGAATTGTTGTGATTTGTGTCCCCACCTCCAAATATTTCATCTTTAATACTAGTCTTACCACTAAAACCCGGCCCTCCCTGCTGACGCACAAAGTTGATTCCCCATTCAAACCAGTAGTATGGCTTCACTGATAGCTTAGCACCAATGAAGTATGGGCGACGTTGATTGGCTGTCCCAGTATCAGTATCATCAAAACGGGATAATACTATGGAGTACTTTAAATCCCCTATCCAATTTTTGATCCATGCAACATTTAGTGGTTCAGGACTGGATATTTTAAGTTGATCAAAATTTTGGGCATTACTAGATAAGGTCAATGCTCCTCGATGACCAGGTCCGAACCAGTTCTCATCACGACCAACCTCCAACTCACCTCCACCGCCGCCAAGCTTTAAATAGCTCCGGTTCATTCTAACTAAAGTATCACCACCGGATGACAAAATCATTGGTTCAATCAACGCAGTTATTTTATCACTAATATAGCCTTCTAAGGTCCAACGTAACTCAACATTGTTGCCGTGTTTATAAAAAACACCATTATTGTTTTCAGCTAGTGGAGTACCTTCGGTGCCGCTTTGTTGTCCGACATATCCGGGCTCAGGTCTCAAATCTCCACCGATAAAACCGAATGCAGACTGATGGCCACTGATAAAAACTGGCCGACTGTAATCACGTGCTATCCCATCAAGGTAAACATAGTTCAACCGCATGGAAGATATCAGGTTGTAATCTATCAACTCGGGCTTATCTAACGTTGCAGATCTGAGGAAAACCTCACGAGGTAAAAGCTCTCGGATTCGAGCCACCAAGTCATGTGCAAGTTCAGGGAAAGACGTATTGTGAGCTTCAATATTCTTTTCCGCTTCTAACACCAACCGAACACTCTCAGCCTTGGAATAAGGCCTGATTCCTTTGATATCGGTAGTAATCAGACCCATTCCAGCCAATTTTTCTAAATAGATATATACTGGACTCGACAAGGGGATATTTGCAGAGGAGAGTGCATATGCTTTTGAGTGCCACAAAAATACTACAAGCATGGCAACAAAGAATAACATGCAGCCCCTAAAGATGGCTTGCACTGTTATAGATAAATATATAAACAGCATTCCAGTAATTATATTTCTCGTATAAAAGTCGCAGGCACTCCGGCAACAATCGTATTGGGAGGGACGTCCTTTGTCACGACAGCCCCAGCACCTACAATCGCATTTTCCCCTATAGTGACTCCTGCGAGAATCGTTACAGATGAGCCTACAGAAGCGCCTTTTTTGATGAATGTCGGCACAACTTGCCAGTCAGCTTCTGTCTGCAAGCTACCATCATCATTGGCGGAGCGCGGATAGAGGTCGTTTATGAAGGTTACATTATGACCAATAAAAACTTCATCTTCAATAGTAACGCCTTCACAAATAAACGTATGTGAGGAGATTTTACAGTTTTTCCCAATCTTAGCGCCTTTCTGTATTTCCACAAATGCACCGACCTTCGTATCATCATCTATTACACACCCATACATATTTACGAAGGAGAAAATTTTCACTCCTTTCCCAAGTTTTACATCAGGTGATATGCGGATAAAGTTTTCTTTCAAATATGTACCATCAAACATATTGCCTCCATTAATTATTTATTTTTAACTCAACAAAACCAGTTGTCCTTTATTTTTTATTGATTCCTCGGCGGCCTCAAGAATTCTTATGACATAGAGCCCATTATCACCGTCCGTAAGTGGTTTGCGACCCTCAATTATGGCGTTTACAAATTCAGAAGTAGCTAGGCTGAGAGCCTCTGTTTGATTAACTTTTGGAGAGTACATATCTCCTGTTCGGTATTCAACCAAGGCTTGATGAACGCCTTCTTCAGTGTTAATCGCGACACCGGTATCATAAATTTTGACTTTATCAAAGTTCTCCATATCGTCAAAAACCATCATCTTTTTTGTTCCACCCATTATCATCCGCCTAATTTTGACTGGTGACGTCCAGTTAACATGGAAATGTGCGAAACAATTTCCTTCAAAATAAACAGACAGATGGGCCACATTCTCCATCCCATTAAAATTTGCAATTCCGTTTGCTGAAACAGCATAAGGTTTTTTGCCTACCAAATAGCTCATAATCGAGAGATCATGAGGTGCGAGGTCCCACATCACGTTCACGTCATGTTGGAACAACCCAAGGTTGATTCTGACAGAATCAAAATACAGCACGTCTCCAAGTTCACCTTTATCCAAAACCTCTTTTATCTTGCGAACCGCCCCGGTATAGAGAAATGTGTGATCCACAAAAATAACCCGATTGTTCTGCTTGGCGATTTCTATGAGATGTCGTGCATGATTGGATGATGCGGTGAAGGGTTTCTCAACCCAGACATGCTTGCCAGCTTCAAGAATTTTTTTAGCAAGGTCGTAATGGGTATTTACCGGTGTTGCAATTGCAACAGCTTTTAAGTCAGGGTCCTGGATGAGAGCATCAATGCTGTTGCATGTACTAATACCAGGGAACCTCGAACGCGCAAACTCAAGTCTCTGTTCGCGTTCATCGCAGGCAATGACAGAAGTTATTTGCGGATGAGCCTGAAAATTTCTAACAAGATTTGGCCCCCAGTATCCGAGCCCTACGACGGCAAATTTCATGATATCCTCCCTTTATTTCCCTCCCCTTGCAAATAAAAGCACAGGGAATGTTTTGAGCAGCAACTGCATATAAAACCATGGAGACATGTTTTCAATCATGTATAAATCCATGATAACCATTTCATCAAATGTTGCATTCCCTCGCCCATAAACCTGCCAAAAACCAGTGCACCCGGGCAGTACTCGATGACGTTCACGGTGCCATAGCTTGTATGAATCATATTCATATGGGAGTGTCGGGCGTGGGCCAACCAAGCTCATATCACCCTTCAATACATTGAACAATTGCGGAAGTTCATCGATACTATATTTTCGGATAAAAGCACCGATTGGGGTGATTCGTGAGTCATCAACTATCTTATTGTCTCCATTAGCTTTTTGGCCCTTTTTTATAAACTCCATCATCATAACCTTACGCTTCTCATCGTCTCCATCGGAACAATACATTGATCGAAATTTAAGCATCTTGAAATGCTTGCCATCTTTGCCAACACGGTTCTGGGCAAAAAAAACCGGCCCTGAAGAAGTGGTCTTTATTATTACTGATAGAACGATCAACAATGGAGAAAGAACCACCATTCCCACAAGAGAAAAAATTATATCAGCGATTCGCTGGTATACTGAAGTAATCAAGCTATCAAGCCCAGCGGTTAAAGTAACAG
This window of the Geoanaerobacter pelophilus genome carries:
- the galE gene encoding UDP-glucose 4-epimerase GalE, with amino-acid sequence MKNVLVTGGCGYIGSHVVRQLAEAGYKVVVYDNLSTGFADALINGETLVQGDLADTASLDALLAEFGFRTVLHFAAAIVAPESVTDPLKYYANNTRNTLNLLQACVKHKVERFVFSSTAAVYGMPANGIASEESPTEPINPYGTSKLMSEWMLRDTAAAHPMKYVALRYFNVAGADPQARMGQRTPEATHLIKVSCQAALGMRDKVCIYGTDYQTHDGTGIRDYIHIEDLASAHLYALDYLEKGGESTRINVGYGCGSSVREVVAMVKKVSGVDFTVVESERRPGDPAELVAKADNIRAVLGWSPKHADLETIVADAWRWESKLARRNS
- a CDS encoding glycosyltransferase family 2 protein, translated to MNREVICLDKRYSTTRRIVRTFPTSTNCLKTRPLLEGGLRIKGFSKIGGVPDKPLISIVMAVLNRSWCVKRLIESVLNQSYDNVEFIVVDGGSTDGTVEILEQYNNQIDYWVSEPDSGIYAALNKGITLSTGDWINIQGSDDRLYNSLHLIAKNLKCTSTVYYGDLYYQYRLKWRGHGKISKYSILNNKFAHHAMFFSKNFFNEYKYNEYYELAADAYLVIQSFAEGKFRFSYLPILVADFDDLNGSSARLFDDRFYADRFKICNEFYPKYLVRLVWMRQLLVDMAYSLRVAKTVKTILNFLFKTAYCLDPPFRSNSNGERVSV
- a CDS encoding capsule assembly Wzi family protein encodes the protein MLFFVAMLVVFLWHSKAYALSSANIPLSSPVYIYLEKLAGMGLITTDIKGIRPYSKAESVRLVLEAEKNIEAHNTSFPELAHDLVARIRELLPREVFLRSATLDKPELIDYNLISSMRLNYVYLDGIARDYSRPVFISGHQSAFGFIGGDLRPEPGYVGQQSGTEGTPLAENNNGVFYKHGNNVELRWTLEGYISDKITALIEPMILSSGGDTLVRMNRSYLKLGGGGGELEVGRDENWFGPGHRGALTLSSNAQNFDQLKISSPEPLNVAWIKNWIGDLKYSIVLSRFDDTDTGTANQRRPYFIGAKLSVKPYYWFEWGINFVRQQGGPGFSGKTSIKDEIFGGGDTNHNNSIAGIDLRFRIPWFYNTEVYGEYVGEDSALFWPFVESYVAGIYAPCLSTYCHDDLRFEYFWGNPMLYTDAKFPRGYTYHNITPGHFQGGGAQDFFFSYSHWFSARNNLAFEYSYTQRGVTGKTTGQNEEQVNALRGRWRLPVYGFWNAEIMYGWEHVNNYNLLPGAKQTNQIVNLGLSYRY
- a CDS encoding acyltransferase, with protein sequence MFDGTYLKENFIRISPDVKLGKGVKIFSFVNMYGCVIDDDTKVGAFVEIQKGAKIGKNCKISSHTFICEGVTIEDEVFIGHNVTFINDLYPRSANDDGSLQTEADWQVVPTFIKKGASVGSSVTILAGVTIGENAIVGAGAVVTKDVPPNTIVAGVPATFIREI
- a CDS encoding Gfo/Idh/MocA family protein; translated protein: MKFAVVGLGYWGPNLVRNFQAHPQITSVIACDEREQRLEFARSRFPGISTCNSIDALIQDPDLKAVAIATPVNTHYDLAKKILEAGKHVWVEKPFTASSNHARHLIEIAKQNNRVIFVDHTFLYTGAVRKIKEVLDKGELGDVLYFDSVRINLGLFQHDVNVMWDLAPHDLSIMSYLVGKKPYAVSANGIANFNGMENVAHLSVYFEGNCFAHFHVNWTSPVKIRRMIMGGTKKMMVFDDMENFDKVKIYDTGVAINTEEGVHQALVEYRTGDMYSPKVNQTEALSLATSEFVNAIIEGRKPLTDGDNGLYVIRILEAAEESIKNKGQLVLLS